A genomic segment from Micromonospora echinaurantiaca encodes:
- a CDS encoding FAD-dependent monooxygenase has protein sequence MEAARAVVVGGGIGGLAAALALHRVGWQVTVLERAPELREVGAGLTLMANALRGLDALGLGPVVRARGQQAPGGIRTAGGRWLSRLDADEMARVLGTTALGIHRADLHRILADALPAAALRTGAEVDEVDPDSGEVRYRRRGESSTLRADLVVGADGLHSVLRARLWPATPAPVYAGSTAWRAAIPFPAPVPAAISWGPAAEFGMVPLGERRVYWYGAVTAPPGGRAPDELAAVLERFGSWHDPIPALLAATPPEAVLRNDILHLGTPLPSYVRGRVALLGDAAHAMTPNLGQGACQAIEDAVTLGAFCAGAVDVPAALAAYDRQRRPRSQAVARAAARTGRFGQQLRHPAAVALRNTLIRLTPAGTALRGMARYADWQPPTVSSPTGPAPGR, from the coding sequence ATGGAAGCGGCGCGCGCGGTCGTGGTCGGCGGCGGGATCGGGGGCCTGGCCGCGGCGCTGGCCCTGCACCGGGTCGGCTGGCAGGTCACCGTGCTGGAGCGCGCCCCCGAGCTGCGCGAGGTCGGCGCCGGGCTCACCCTGATGGCGAACGCGCTGCGCGGGCTCGACGCGCTCGGGCTCGGGCCGGTGGTCCGCGCCCGGGGGCAGCAGGCCCCCGGCGGGATCCGCACCGCGGGCGGGCGCTGGCTGTCCCGGTTGGACGCCGACGAGATGGCCCGGGTGCTGGGCACCACCGCGCTCGGCATCCACCGCGCCGACCTGCACCGGATCCTGGCCGACGCGCTGCCGGCCGCGGCGCTGCGGACCGGCGCCGAGGTGGACGAGGTGGACCCGGACAGCGGCGAGGTGCGCTACCGGCGGCGCGGCGAGTCGAGCACGCTCCGGGCCGACCTGGTGGTCGGCGCCGACGGCCTGCACAGCGTGCTGCGCGCCCGGCTCTGGCCCGCGACCCCGGCGCCGGTCTACGCGGGCTCGACCGCCTGGCGGGCGGCGATCCCGTTCCCGGCTCCGGTGCCGGCGGCGATCAGTTGGGGACCGGCCGCCGAGTTCGGCATGGTGCCCCTCGGCGAGAGGCGGGTCTACTGGTACGGCGCGGTCACCGCCCCGCCCGGCGGGCGCGCCCCGGACGAGTTGGCCGCCGTCCTTGAGCGGTTCGGCTCCTGGCACGACCCGATCCCGGCCCTGCTCGCCGCCACCCCGCCGGAGGCGGTGCTGCGCAACGACATCCTGCACCTCGGCACGCCGCTGCCGTCGTACGTGCGGGGGCGGGTCGCGCTGCTCGGCGACGCGGCGCACGCGATGACGCCGAACCTGGGGCAGGGCGCGTGCCAGGCGATCGAGGACGCGGTGACGCTCGGCGCGTTCTGCGCCGGCGCCGTCGACGTGCCGGCGGCGTTGGCCGCGTACGACCGGCAGCGGCGGCCACGCAGCCAGGCCGTCGCCCGGGCGGCGGCCCGGACCGGCCGGTTCGGTCAGCAGCTGCGCCACCCGGCGGCGGTCGCGCTGCGCAACACCCTGATCCGGCTGACCCCGGCCGGCACCGCGCTGCGCGGCATGGCCCGGTACGCCGACTGGCAGCCGCCGACCGTCAGCTCCCCGACCGGCCCGGCGCCGGGCCGCTGA
- a CDS encoding cupin domain-containing protein, which produces MTAPVHVQATDATVLADGPTSLITLLADAGATAGALTANRATLHRGSPGAPPHLHTRAAEAFFVLDGVLDVLVGEEIRTLRKGDFLLVPAHTPHAFAPARDEAADVLVVFTPGIDRFDYYRLLERVYRGEADPAEIGASGERFDNHYVDSPLWRARA; this is translated from the coding sequence ATGACCGCACCCGTGCACGTCCAGGCCACCGACGCCACCGTCCTCGCCGACGGTCCGACCAGCCTGATCACCCTGCTCGCCGACGCCGGCGCCACCGCGGGCGCACTCACCGCCAACCGGGCCACGCTGCACCGCGGTTCGCCCGGCGCACCACCGCATCTGCACACCCGCGCGGCCGAGGCGTTCTTCGTCCTTGACGGGGTGCTCGACGTGCTGGTCGGCGAGGAGATCCGTACCCTGCGCAAGGGCGATTTCCTGCTCGTCCCCGCGCACACCCCGCACGCCTTCGCGCCGGCCCGCGACGAGGCGGCCGACGTACTGGTGGTCTTCACCCCGGGCATCGACCGGTTCGACTACTACCGGCTGCTGGAACGGGTCTACCGGGGCGAGGCCGACCCGGCGGAGATCGGCGCCAGCGGCGAGCGGTTCGACAACCACTACGTGGACAGTCCACTCTGGCGGGCCCGCGCCTGA
- a CDS encoding RrF2 family transcriptional regulator produces MSEGVEWALHSCLNLTWLEPGQAVSAARLAAFYRLPTAYLNKQLQALVRAGILTSTPGPRGGFRLARPPEAVSVLDVVVAIEGAEEAFRCEQILRAGPGGRADVDYRQVCLVSQAMRRADLAWRRELAGQTLADLRTAVEQRYPDTPANTRERFAAPLS; encoded by the coding sequence ATGTCCGAGGGCGTCGAGTGGGCCCTGCACAGCTGTCTCAACCTGACCTGGCTGGAGCCGGGGCAGGCGGTGTCGGCCGCCCGCCTGGCCGCCTTCTACCGGCTGCCCACGGCGTACCTGAACAAGCAGTTGCAGGCGTTGGTGCGGGCCGGGATCCTCACCTCCACCCCGGGCCCGCGCGGCGGGTTCCGGCTGGCCCGGCCGCCGGAGGCGGTCAGCGTGCTGGACGTGGTGGTGGCCATCGAGGGCGCGGAGGAGGCGTTCCGCTGCGAACAGATCCTCCGGGCCGGCCCGGGCGGCCGGGCCGACGTCGACTACCGCCAGGTCTGCCTCGTCTCGCAGGCCATGCGCCGGGCCGACCTCGCCTGGCGGCGCGAGCTGGCCGGGCAGACGCTCGCCGACCTGCGCACCGCCGTGGAGCAGCGTTACCCGGACACCCCCGCCAACACCCGGGAGCGGTTCGCCGCCCCGCTGTCCTGA
- a CDS encoding carboxypeptidase-like regulatory domain-containing protein, which translates to MTTGARGPIESATAELAAWLAGAAGEPVPVGPPRPDDDAARLTLWPLELRPARQTRGSGGGREPYRFTVRYLLCAGGPAALPGLDRVLAAATAGGGGHTVVLEAGDPRLWQAFGTGPRPALLIDVPAQVTHADTVAPPVLAPLRLRQLELLTFDGRVVGPAEQPLAAVRVEVVGQPYATSTDPAGRFRVVGVPHDPERPGPVRLRLTSRGQVLTAEVDPAEPDIVIVCPPPSR; encoded by the coding sequence ATGACCACCGGTGCGCGCGGTCCGATCGAGTCGGCCACCGCCGAGCTGGCGGCGTGGCTGGCCGGGGCGGCGGGAGAACCCGTCCCGGTCGGCCCGCCGCGGCCCGACGACGACGCCGCCCGACTGACCCTCTGGCCGCTGGAGCTGCGCCCGGCCCGGCAGACCCGGGGTAGCGGCGGCGGTCGCGAGCCGTACCGGTTCACCGTGCGCTACCTGCTCTGCGCCGGCGGGCCGGCGGCGCTGCCCGGGCTGGACCGGGTGCTCGCCGCCGCCACCGCTGGCGGCGGCGGGCACACCGTGGTGCTGGAGGCCGGCGATCCACGGCTGTGGCAGGCGTTCGGCACCGGCCCCCGACCGGCCCTGCTCATCGACGTGCCCGCCCAGGTCACCCACGCCGACACGGTCGCGCCGCCGGTGCTGGCCCCGCTGCGGCTGCGCCAGTTGGAGCTGCTGACCTTCGACGGACGGGTGGTCGGCCCGGCCGAGCAGCCGCTGGCGGCCGTCCGGGTCGAGGTGGTCGGCCAGCCGTACGCCACCAGCACCGATCCCGCCGGCCGGTTCCGCGTGGTCGGCGTGCCGCACGACCCCGAGCGCCCCGGCCCGGTGCGGCTGCGGCTGACCAGCCGCGGCCAGGTGCTCACCGCCGAAGTCGACCCGGCCGAGCCCGACATCGTCATCGTCTGCCCACCACCGTCCCGCTGA
- a CDS encoding LacI family DNA-binding transcriptional regulator, producing MTTARRPPTLEDVAAAAGVSRATASRVLAGTGYAAPVTRDRVTAAADRLGYVPNPAARALVRGSGVRLVVVVAGADATVLDDPYVDRVVGAAARVCAPYGLGVALHWLPTREPAGLRRLAEDRSVGGLVLVNTTEAMLAAIPRALRGRVASIGIGSALVPSFDVDNGGGTAATVRHLYATGRRRIAMVTGPHWLSCAGRSVGAYRQVMSDAGLPVRLVPGDFTARRGRAAAGEVLARWPDTDAIVGISDATALGVIDRLRGAGVGVPGDVAVTGFDDIPLAAMTTPALTTATHPVAQIATAAATAALAGRPAPPVTVFPSRLVRRASG from the coding sequence ATGACGACGGCACGCCGACCACCGACGCTCGAGGACGTCGCCGCCGCGGCCGGGGTGTCCCGGGCCACCGCCTCGCGGGTGCTCGCCGGCACCGGGTACGCCGCACCGGTCACCCGGGACCGGGTCACCGCGGCCGCCGACCGGCTCGGGTACGTGCCGAACCCGGCGGCCCGGGCGCTGGTCCGGGGCAGCGGGGTGCGGCTGGTGGTCGTGGTGGCGGGCGCCGACGCGACAGTCCTCGACGACCCGTACGTCGACCGGGTGGTCGGCGCGGCGGCCCGGGTCTGCGCGCCGTACGGGCTGGGGGTGGCGCTGCACTGGCTGCCGACCCGCGAACCGGCCGGGCTGCGCCGGCTGGCCGAGGACCGCAGCGTGGGCGGGCTGGTCCTGGTCAACACCACCGAGGCGATGCTCGCCGCGATCCCCCGGGCGCTGCGCGGCCGGGTGGCCTCGATCGGCATCGGCTCCGCCCTGGTGCCCTCGTTCGACGTGGACAACGGCGGCGGCACGGCGGCCACGGTCCGGCACCTGTACGCCACCGGACGGCGCCGCATCGCGATGGTGACCGGTCCGCACTGGCTGTCCTGCGCCGGCCGGTCGGTCGGGGCGTACCGGCAGGTGATGAGCGACGCGGGGCTGCCGGTGCGGCTGGTGCCCGGCGACTTCACCGCGCGCCGGGGGCGGGCGGCGGCCGGCGAGGTACTGGCGCGCTGGCCGGACACGGACGCAATCGTCGGGATCAGCGACGCCACCGCGCTCGGGGTGATCGACCGACTGCGCGGCGCCGGCGTCGGGGTGCCCGGGGACGTGGCCGTGACCGGCTTCGACGACATCCCGCTCGCCGCGATGACCACTCCCGCGCTGACCACGGCGACCCACCCGGTGGCACAGATCGCCACGGCCGCCGCGACCGCCGCGCTGGCCGGCCGGCCGGCACCGCCGGTGACCGTGTTTCCGTCCCGGCTGGTTCGCCGGGCCAGCGGCTGA
- a CDS encoding TetR/AcrR family transcriptional regulator: protein MARAERVASLADAAIELLAEGGMRALTHRAVDARAGVPLGTTSAYLRTRRALIEAVVQRLADLDRADLVAQRLPTDQPPQRPGPPLTPDDLDRLAAGVAEVLDRWLTVGRSRTLARYACLLEAVHRPELRQILEHGTGLRVQARDLLARAGAPDPRRQGDQLVAFVDGLLFDRLVGAGALSAPPPGSPASRADLASAVRTLLRAATNPA, encoded by the coding sequence ATGGCGCGGGCGGAACGGGTGGCATCGCTGGCCGACGCGGCGATCGAACTGCTCGCCGAGGGCGGCATGCGGGCGCTGACCCACCGGGCGGTCGACGCCCGGGCCGGGGTGCCGCTCGGCACCACCTCCGCCTACCTGCGGACCCGCCGGGCGCTGATCGAGGCGGTGGTGCAGCGGCTGGCCGACCTCGACCGGGCCGACCTGGTCGCCCAGCGGCTGCCGACCGACCAGCCGCCGCAGCGGCCGGGGCCGCCGCTGACCCCGGACGACCTCGACCGGCTCGCCGCCGGCGTGGCCGAGGTGCTGGACCGCTGGCTCACCGTCGGTCGCAGCCGCACCCTGGCCCGGTACGCCTGCCTGCTGGAGGCGGTGCACCGGCCGGAGCTGCGGCAGATCCTCGAGCACGGCACCGGCCTGCGGGTCCAGGCGCGCGACCTGCTCGCCCGGGCCGGTGCGCCCGACCCGCGCCGGCAAGGTGACCAGCTGGTCGCGTTCGTCGACGGGCTGCTCTTCGATCGGCTGGTCGGTGCCGGCGCGCTGAGCGCCCCACCGCCGGGCAGCCCGGCCAGCCGGGCCGACCTCGCGTCGGCCGTACGCACCCTGCTGCGCGCCGCCACCAACCCGGCCTGA
- a CDS encoding glycine zipper family protein, producing the protein MIYGIVSTVVHVATGAILGQLAGGTVGLLVGAVLGLLVGGVFGWAVASARVYGPDPKGVLLFVVDHTWSLLNTVVGAIYLAVHVVFGHSLDRATSQHTCRVNVVEGVSPRYATTIGTVCAGSGPGIQRHEDVHILQARILGPLYIPLVLANYVLFTIAPVWLLYHDHSNAPINRFTRYFEIGVYPHVWNEAIAYRVQGTPPR; encoded by the coding sequence ATGATCTACGGAATCGTCAGCACCGTCGTGCACGTGGCCACCGGCGCCATCCTCGGCCAGCTCGCGGGCGGCACCGTCGGCCTGCTGGTCGGGGCGGTGCTCGGCCTGCTGGTCGGCGGGGTGTTCGGCTGGGCGGTCGCCTCGGCCCGGGTCTACGGCCCCGACCCGAAGGGGGTCCTGCTCTTCGTCGTCGACCACACCTGGAGCCTGCTCAACACCGTCGTCGGCGCCATCTACCTCGCCGTCCACGTCGTCTTCGGGCACTCCCTGGACCGGGCCACCTCGCAGCACACCTGCCGGGTCAACGTGGTCGAGGGCGTCTCGCCGCGCTACGCCACCACGATCGGCACGGTCTGCGCCGGATCCGGCCCGGGCATCCAGCGCCACGAGGACGTGCACATCCTCCAGGCGCGCATCCTCGGACCGCTCTACATCCCGCTGGTGCTCGCCAACTACGTGCTGTTCACCATCGCCCCGGTCTGGTTGCTCTACCACGACCACAGCAACGCGCCGATCAACCGGTTCACCCGCTACTTCGAGATCGGCGTCTACCCGCACGTGTGGAACGAGGCCATCGCCTACCGGGTGCAGGGGACCCCGCCGCGATGA
- a CDS encoding NUDIX hydrolase: MISISAVLLVDRDGRLLLQLRDEHAPNHPNVWGLPGGHGEPGETAEQAAARELREETGLRAEHGLRLFARQELPELGRVKHYFCGATGAGQDDVVLGEGAAILFLPAEEVLDGRPFTPGTAEVLARFLGSPEHARLAALAAAGRAGPAPADGRRGQSSAGG, translated from the coding sequence ATGATCTCGATCTCTGCTGTGCTGCTGGTGGACCGGGACGGGCGCCTGCTGCTGCAGTTGCGCGACGAGCACGCCCCGAACCATCCGAACGTCTGGGGTCTGCCCGGTGGGCACGGCGAACCGGGCGAGACCGCCGAACAGGCCGCCGCACGCGAGCTGAGGGAGGAGACCGGGCTGCGCGCCGAGCACGGGTTGCGCCTCTTCGCCCGGCAGGAGTTGCCCGAGCTGGGCCGGGTGAAGCACTACTTCTGCGGTGCGACCGGCGCCGGGCAGGACGACGTGGTGCTCGGCGAGGGGGCGGCGATCCTGTTCCTGCCGGCCGAGGAGGTCCTCGACGGTCGGCCGTTCACCCCGGGCACCGCCGAGGTGCTGGCCCGGTTCCTCGGCTCACCGGAGCACGCCCGGCTGGCCGCGCTCGCCGCGGCCGGCCGGGCCGGTCCGGCACCTGCTGACGGTCGGCGCGGTCAGTCATCCGCCGGCGGCTGA
- a CDS encoding LppM family (lipo)protein: MELNMGLAVNADDTVSGQLLLTARKTVLTSGNRTVEAGFAELRQNIPALPPGEETRYEDGRVFGFQITYRDTPLSDFNSESVKLVRDGDLYRFTLPLDPKKYGGKIAEQHPQSQQDFLRLMSFEISVTFPGPVRETNGTVNGRSVSWQVGSNQNKPAELRAVAEAPPRPSAAATDDDDAGGFPWLLVVGGVVGLLVVAVVVVLLLRRRPAAPANAGATAPGPTPGGSTLPGQPGGPTLPGQVPGGQPAAGSTPAGPPESA; encoded by the coding sequence ATGGAACTGAACATGGGGCTGGCCGTCAACGCCGACGACACGGTGAGCGGCCAACTCCTGCTGACCGCCCGGAAGACCGTGCTGACCAGCGGGAACCGGACGGTCGAGGCCGGCTTCGCCGAGCTGCGGCAGAACATCCCGGCACTGCCGCCCGGCGAGGAGACCCGCTACGAGGACGGCCGGGTGTTCGGTTTCCAGATCACCTATCGGGACACCCCGCTGAGCGATTTCAACAGCGAGAGCGTGAAACTGGTCCGCGACGGCGATCTCTACCGGTTCACCCTGCCGCTCGACCCGAAGAAATACGGCGGCAAAATCGCCGAACAACATCCACAGAGTCAGCAGGATTTCCTCCGGCTGATGTCGTTCGAGATTTCGGTGACCTTTCCCGGCCCGGTACGCGAGACCAACGGCACGGTCAACGGACGATCGGTCAGCTGGCAGGTCGGCAGCAACCAGAACAAGCCGGCCGAGTTGCGCGCCGTCGCCGAGGCGCCACCCCGACCGTCCGCCGCCGCCACCGATGACGACGACGCCGGAGGCTTCCCCTGGCTGCTGGTCGTCGGCGGGGTGGTCGGCCTGCTGGTCGTCGCCGTCGTCGTCGTACTGCTGCTGCGGCGGCGCCCGGCGGCGCCCGCGAACGCCGGCGCGACCGCGCCCGGCCCGACACCCGGCGGTTCCACCCTGCCCGGCCAGCCGGGCGGACCGACCCTGCCGGGCCAGGTGCCCGGCGGTCAGCCGGCGGCCGGCTCGACGCCCGCCGGCCCACCGGAGTCCGCCTGA
- a CDS encoding alpha/beta hydrolase gives MAEPAPPHRQPEENPRHGRLTARPAPPTALAAAGLASLTDPHGGQLAMVYAPEPVDGPPYRLVLLLHGAGGSARQGLDLLLPLADEHRLLLVAPQAESSTWDLIVEGFGPDVRRIDGLLATAFAGYPIDGVAVGGFSDGASYALSLGLTNGDLVDAVVAFSPGFAAPQVTHGRPRVFVSHGTDDPVLPVDMCSRRLVPRLHGLGYDVSYREFAGAHEVPADTRQEAVAWLDGRR, from the coding sequence GTGGCCGAACCCGCGCCGCCGCACCGGCAGCCGGAGGAGAACCCCCGGCACGGCCGGCTGACCGCGCGGCCGGCCCCACCCACCGCGCTGGCCGCCGCCGGGCTGGCGTCGCTGACCGACCCGCACGGCGGGCAGCTGGCCATGGTGTACGCCCCGGAGCCGGTCGACGGGCCGCCGTACCGGCTGGTGCTGCTCCTGCACGGGGCCGGCGGCTCGGCCCGGCAGGGGCTGGACCTGCTGCTTCCGCTCGCCGACGAGCACCGCCTGCTGCTGGTCGCCCCGCAGGCCGAGTCGAGCACCTGGGACCTGATCGTCGAGGGGTTCGGGCCGGACGTACGGCGGATCGACGGGTTGCTGGCCACCGCCTTCGCCGGGTACCCGATCGACGGCGTGGCGGTCGGCGGGTTCTCCGACGGCGCCTCGTACGCCCTCTCGCTGGGCCTGACCAACGGCGACCTGGTCGACGCGGTGGTGGCCTTCTCCCCCGGTTTCGCGGCGCCGCAGGTCACCCACGGCCGGCCCCGGGTGTTCGTCTCGCACGGCACCGACGACCCGGTCCTGCCGGTCGACATGTGCAGCCGCCGTCTGGTTCCCCGGTTGCACGGCCTCGGCTACGACGTCAGCTACCGCGAGTTCGCCGGCGCCCACGAGGTGCCCGCCGACACCCGCCAGGAGGCCGTCGCCTGGCTCGACGGCCGACGCTGA
- a CDS encoding AraC family transcriptional regulator: MDGLTGLLDGARARGAFLLRSVLDPPFALRIEDRAPLTVVALVRGAAWVVPDDGEPARLDLGDVAVLRGPDAYTVADDPATPPQVVIHPGQRCTTLRGEPLTSTPGLGVRTWGTGPDGSTVMLTGTYQLPGELSRRLLTALPALLVVTGDDWRSPLVPLLAEEMSRDAPGQEAVLDRLLDLLLIAALRTWFARPGTAPAWYAAAGDPVVGPALRLLQEDPARPWTVAALAAEVGVSRAALARRFTELVGEPPMTFLTGWRLTLAADLLREPDATVGAVARRVGYGSPFALSAAFRRVHGVSPSEHRIGAATGD, translated from the coding sequence GTGGACGGGCTGACCGGGTTGCTGGACGGGGCCCGGGCGCGGGGCGCGTTCCTGCTCCGCTCGGTGCTGGACCCGCCGTTCGCGCTGCGGATCGAGGACCGGGCGCCGCTGACCGTGGTGGCGCTGGTGCGCGGCGCCGCCTGGGTGGTGCCGGACGACGGCGAGCCGGCCCGGCTGGACCTCGGCGACGTGGCGGTGCTGCGCGGGCCGGACGCGTACACCGTCGCCGACGACCCGGCGACCCCGCCACAGGTGGTGATCCACCCCGGCCAGCGCTGCACCACGCTGCGCGGCGAGCCGCTGACCTCGACGCCCGGGCTGGGGGTACGCACCTGGGGCACCGGCCCGGACGGCTCGACGGTGATGTTGACCGGCACCTACCAGCTGCCCGGCGAGCTGAGCCGGCGGCTGCTCACCGCCCTGCCGGCGCTGCTGGTGGTCACCGGCGACGACTGGCGCAGCCCGCTGGTGCCGCTGCTGGCCGAGGAGATGTCCCGGGACGCGCCCGGCCAGGAGGCGGTCCTCGACCGGCTGCTCGACCTGCTGCTGATCGCCGCGCTGCGCACCTGGTTCGCCCGGCCCGGCACCGCGCCGGCCTGGTACGCCGCCGCCGGTGACCCGGTGGTCGGCCCGGCCCTGCGGCTGTTGCAGGAGGACCCCGCCCGGCCGTGGACGGTCGCCGCGCTCGCCGCCGAGGTGGGCGTCTCCCGGGCGGCGCTGGCCCGGCGCTTCACCGAGCTGGTCGGTGAGCCGCCGATGACCTTCCTCACCGGGTGGCGGCTGACGCTCGCCGCCGACCTGCTGCGCGAGCCGGACGCCACGGTCGGCGCGGTCGCCCGCCGGGTCGGCTACGGCAGCCCGTTCGCGCTCAGCGCCGCCTTCCGGCGGGTGCACGGGGTGAGCCCGAGCGAACACCGGATCGGCGCCGCGACCGGCGACTGA
- a CDS encoding MBL fold metallo-hydrolase produces MIPPARRRARERRRLGSGHDQPRRVRGGAAITDITDITDIRFEHLAGRVWRCPGDPDPAAVQAGVALVADDRGSVLIDAGQSPAHAREIQAALRAAGLPPPRWLVYTHHHWDHVWGACAWPGVEIVGHVTGERLLRAEADRPWSHRYLREQVRANPRLGPSFRARALAVDSWDDFAVLPPTRTFTDELELPVGVRVRHVGGNHAPDSTVVTVPDSGVLLLGDAYYPPPAHLRTPADGPDLALVRRLLTDDVHWYVASHEPPMTLAEARAAVAAAG; encoded by the coding sequence GTGATCCCACCTGCCCGGCGGCGCGCCCGCGAACGCCGCCGCCTAGGATCGGGCCACGACCAGCCGCGTCGCGTTCGAGGAGGTGCCGCCATCACCGACATCACCGACATCACCGACATCAGGTTCGAGCACCTTGCCGGCCGGGTCTGGCGCTGCCCCGGCGACCCGGATCCGGCGGCCGTGCAGGCCGGCGTCGCGCTGGTGGCCGACGACCGGGGCAGCGTGCTGATCGACGCCGGGCAGAGCCCCGCGCACGCCCGGGAGATCCAGGCCGCGCTGCGCGCCGCCGGGTTGCCGCCACCACGCTGGCTGGTCTACACCCACCACCACTGGGACCACGTCTGGGGCGCCTGCGCCTGGCCCGGCGTGGAGATCGTCGGGCACGTCACCGGCGAGCGGCTGCTGCGCGCGGAGGCCGACCGGCCGTGGAGCCACCGGTACCTGCGCGAGCAGGTGCGGGCCAACCCCCGGCTCGGCCCGAGCTTCCGGGCCCGGGCGCTGGCGGTCGACTCGTGGGACGACTTCGCGGTGCTGCCGCCCACCCGGACCTTCACCGACGAGTTGGAGCTGCCGGTGGGCGTGCGGGTGCGGCACGTCGGGGGCAACCACGCGCCGGACTCCACCGTGGTCACCGTGCCGGACTCGGGTGTGCTGCTGCTCGGCGACGCCTACTACCCGCCGCCGGCGCACCTGCGCACCCCGGCGGACGGCCCCGACCTCGCCCTGGTGCGCCGGCTGCTCACCGACGACGTCCACTGGTACGTGGCCAGTCACGAGCCGCCGATGACGCTGGCCGAGGCGCGGGCGGCGGTCGCCGCCGCGGGGTGA
- a CDS encoding MFS transporter — MSSAAAPPAAPAPAVPRSVLAARTGVAVVFALNGLAVATWFGRVPAVREALGLTAGRLGLLLLALSAGALLAMPTAGLVAQRLGTARTVAASTLLVAAGLTLAGAAAGLAGSLVGVAVGLFALGYGSGTCDVAMNVEGAAVERRLGRTVMPRFHAAWSLGSVAGAALGAGAARLGVPVAAHLAALAAVVLVGTVLAARSFLPVTETAAAPAPASRRRDLLAAWREPRTLLVGLLVLVMAFAEGSANDWLAVAFVDGHGLSEAAGAAVFGVFVVGMTLGRTVGTLALDRWGRVRVLVATILLATLGAATAVLAGSGPVAIAGVALWGVGASLGFPVGMSAAADDEERAPARVSVVAVIGYTAFLAGPPLLGMLGDRVGTLHALLVVPVLLLPTLALVPTLRPPTR, encoded by the coding sequence GTGAGTTCCGCCGCCGCCCCACCCGCCGCGCCGGCCCCGGCCGTACCCCGGTCGGTGCTCGCCGCCCGCACCGGCGTGGCCGTGGTCTTCGCCCTCAACGGCCTGGCCGTGGCCACCTGGTTCGGTCGGGTGCCGGCGGTCCGCGAGGCGCTCGGGCTCACCGCCGGCCGGCTCGGGCTGCTGCTGCTCGCGCTCTCCGCCGGGGCGCTGCTCGCCATGCCCACCGCCGGCCTGGTGGCCCAGCGCCTCGGCACGGCCCGCACGGTGGCCGCCTCCACCCTGCTCGTCGCGGCCGGTCTGACCCTGGCCGGGGCGGCGGCCGGGCTCGCCGGGTCGCTGGTCGGGGTCGCGGTCGGCCTCTTCGCGCTCGGCTACGGCTCCGGCACCTGCGACGTGGCGATGAACGTCGAGGGCGCGGCCGTGGAACGGCGGCTCGGGCGTACCGTCATGCCGCGTTTCCACGCGGCGTGGAGCCTCGGCTCGGTGGCCGGCGCGGCGCTCGGCGCCGGGGCCGCCCGCCTCGGTGTGCCGGTCGCCGCCCACCTGGCCGCGCTGGCGGCGGTGGTGCTGGTCGGCACGGTGCTGGCCGCCCGGTCGTTCCTGCCGGTGACGGAGACCGCGGCCGCCCCCGCTCCGGCCAGCCGCCGACGGGACCTGCTGGCCGCCTGGCGGGAGCCGCGCACCCTGCTGGTCGGCCTGCTGGTGCTGGTGATGGCGTTCGCCGAGGGCAGCGCCAACGACTGGTTGGCGGTCGCCTTCGTGGACGGTCACGGCCTCAGCGAGGCGGCCGGCGCGGCGGTCTTCGGCGTCTTCGTGGTCGGCATGACGCTGGGCCGTACGGTCGGCACCCTGGCGCTGGACCGGTGGGGGCGGGTGCGGGTGCTGGTCGCCACCATCCTGCTCGCCACCCTCGGCGCCGCTACGGCGGTGCTGGCCGGATCGGGCCCGGTGGCGATCGCCGGCGTCGCGCTCTGGGGCGTCGGCGCCTCGCTGGGTTTCCCGGTCGGGATGAGCGCGGCCGCCGACGACGAGGAGCGGGCCCCGGCCCGGGTCAGCGTGGTCGCGGTGATCGGCTACACCGCGTTCCTCGCCGGGCCGCCGCTGCTCGGCATGCTCGGCGACCGGGTCGGCACGCTGCACGCGCTGCTGGTGGTGCCAGTGCTGCTGCTGCCCACCCTGGCCTTGGTCCCCACCCTGCGCCCCCCGACCCGCTGA